Below is a genomic region from Chloroflexota bacterium.
CAGTCCGTCAACGCCCGCGCTGGCAGGGCCGGGGGTTGCGTGGCTGAGGGGAGTGTTGTAGAAGAGGAGAAGGGGAGACAGGGAGAGGGGGAGACAAGGAGAACTATGGCTAAGAAGATTACAACCCATAATGATTTGGAAGTTTATCGGAAGGGATTCGACACGGCGATGGAGATTTTTGAACTGTCGAAGTCTTTCCCCAAAGAAGAGACCTATTCCTTAACCGACCAGATTCGACGCTCGTCTCGCTCAGTGTGCGCCAACCTGGCTGAAGCTTGGAGGAAGAGGCGTTATGAAGCTCATTTCATTAGCAAGCTTTCAGACGCAGAGAGCGAAGCGGCCGAGACACAGGTCTGGATTGAATTTGCTGTAAAATGTAAGTACCTGAAACGGGGCGAGGCAATCACAATTTACAAAACTTATGACGAGATTATCAGAATGCTCGTCAGCATGATCAACCATCCAGAAATTTGGGTACTCAGGCACGATAAGGCAAAGAGAGCATAAGTTCTCCCCTTCTCCTTGTCCCCTTGTCTCCCTATCACCTCATCAACTCACTCAAAGGAGATTCCTCTATGGCAACCAAGAAAGCAACCCGCAAAGCGACCCGCAAGGCTGTGAAGAAAGCCGCGCCGAAGGCCAAACCCGCGCCGTTCCGGCTGACGTATTCCACCATGTTCAGCCCGCCCGAAGAACTGCACACCCGGTTCGAGAAGGCGCTGGCCGGGGTGCAGGCCAACCTGGGCAAAGATCACGGCATGATCATCAACAACCAGGATCGCTTCACCGCCGACAAGTTTGAAGACCGGTCGCCCATCAACACCGACTGGGTGCTGGGCACTTTCCAGAAAGGTTCGGCCCAGGACGCCACCGACGCCATCTCGGCGGCGCACGCCGCCTGGCCCAAGTGGGCGGGCCTGAAGTGGAAAGATCGGGTGCGGCTTCTGCGCAAAGCGGCGGCCAACATCGAGAAGCGCGTGTACGAAATTGGCGCGGCCATGTCTCTGGAAGTGGGCAAGAATCGCATGGAGGCCCTGGGCGACGTGCAGGAGACGGCTGACCTGATCTACTACTCATGCGACTCGATGGAGCGCAACGACGGCTTCATCAAACCGATGGGAGTCGATCCGCTCGTCGGCTATCAATCCTCCAACGTCTCAGTGCTCAAACCTTACGGCGTGTGGGTGGTCATCAGTCCGTTCAACTTCCCCTTCGCGCTGGCGGGTGGCCCGTCGGGCGCGGCTTTGGTGACGGGCAACACCGTCGTCTTCAAACCGGCGTCCGACACCGCCTGGACGGGCCGACTGTTGGCCGAGTGCATCCGCGACGCTGGGATCCCCGACGGCGTGTTCAACTACATCACCGGCGGCGGCTCGACGGTGGGGCAGACGC
It encodes:
- a CDS encoding four helix bundle protein — encoded protein: MAKKITTHNDLEVYRKGFDTAMEIFELSKSFPKEETYSLTDQIRRSSRSVCANLAEAWRKRRYEAHFISKLSDAESEAAETQVWIEFAVKCKYLKRGEAITIYKTYDEIIRMLVSMINHPEIWVLRHDKAKRA